In the Aquimarina spinulae genome, AAGATCCAACCACATTACAGACCCCAAAAACAAAAGCTCCATTTTCTTTAGCAAGTTTAATTGCAGCCATTGTATCTGCCGTCTCACCACTTTGTGATATTGCGATTACAACATCATCCTGATGTATTACCGGGTTTCGATATCTAAACTCTGATGCATACTCTACCTCGACAGGTATACGAACTAATTCCTCAAAAATATATTCTGCTACTAAACCTGCGTGCCATGAGGTACCACAAGCAATAACAATGATGCGTTTTGCATTTAATAGTTTAGCAAGGTTATCATCGATACCTGCCATTTTTATAATTCCTTCTGCAACTCGCATTCTACCTCTATAGGTATCGCTAATCGCATTAGGCTGCTCATAAATTTCTTTGAGCATAAAATGATCATATCCTCCTTTTTCTATTTGCTCCAGATTAATTTGTAGTTCTTGCAAATATGGATCTACTGGTTTATCATCTTTAATATTCCTTACTTTAACCCCCTTATTTCTTCTTACAACAGCCATTTCACCATCTTCGAGGTAAATTGCATTATTTGTATATTCTATAAAAGGAGATGCATCTGAGGCTATAAAAAACTCATCTTCACCCACACCGATAGCTAGCGGACTACCCAATCTTGCAACAACAATCTCATCTGGTTTTTGCTTATCAAAAACAGCAATTGCATACGCCCCTATAGTTTGATTTAGAGCGATCTGAACTGCTTTACCCAGTTTTACATTTTCTTTAGTCTTTACATCCTCTATAAGATTTACTAATACTTCTGTATCAGTTTCTGAGGTAAATGTATATCCTCGATTAATCAATTCTTTACGGAGAGCATCATAATTTTCTATGATTCCGTTATGAATGATTACCAGATTACCAGAGTTAGAATAATGTGGATGTGAATTCACATCATTAGGAACTCCGTGTGTCGCCCATCTGGTGTGTCCTATTCCTATAGTTCCTTTTGTAGGAATTTCTTTTAATAATCGCTTTTCCAGATCTGCTACTTTTCCTTTGGTTTTAGACAATTTGATGTCTTTTCCATCGTAAAGAGCTATCCCTGCAGAGTCATAGCCTCTGTACTCTAATCTTTTTAAACCTTTTAAAACAATTGGATAGGCTTCTCTATGCCCTATGTACCCTACAATTCCGCACATAATTTAAGTTTTTAAAATATTGTTAGTTTTCCTTTGATGATGTATAAAAAATATCAAGTTTTAAACGTTTTGATTCAGGAACATTTACTCCATTTCCATAGAGCACTGTCCCTTCATGGGAAACTATTGATGAGGAGGGAATCATCTCATTTTTAGTTGTAGGGGTATCGCCTATTGCGTTTGTTAATATGTTTACGTTTTGAGACACTGATAATCCTAGTTTAGTATTTTCAATTTCACCTTTTAAAATGTTTAGGATATGTTGTGTCATTCTTATTCTATAAAATTCTCCGTTCTTATCAGAATCACGACTGATTCTTCCCAAATGGCTAATAACAGAAGTCAAGGGAGTATCTGCATTAGCACTTCCATCCAAAAAATAATCGAGAAGAACTCCTCCTGTCTCAATATTAAATATAAAGATTCTTTCGGGTTCTGTATCTCCTCCCGTTACTTTATCCTGGTCTATATAGAATTTTAAACTTGCATCGTTAATTAACCAATCTTGCCTTTTTAAGAAACTAAGTTCATTTTCTTCTTCGCCATTTTCATTAGTAACATTGCCTCCAAATAAATCGATTACTGCATATGAACCATCACCACCTTTTAGATACAAATTATCTTCTCCATTTACCATATCCTGGTTCTCTTCTTTTAGCTCTTCAGCAATGGTTGGATCTAAGGTAGTATTTATAGAATTTATAAAAGTATTAGTAAAATTTAAATCCAGTTTATCTTGTTTAATTGTAGTAACCTCATTTGCGGTTTCTTCAAAACTGTAATAAAGGGTTATCTGAGCATTTCTTGTATTAAGGTATATTAGATTTCCGTTATTATTAACAGGTTCTACCTTAATATAAATTCCTCTAAAATAATTTCTAAAATTATTTACACTGCTAAGTTCTGGACTACCTACTTTATCCAGAAACAACGTTGAAAACAGGGTTTTTGCCTCATCTGGAAGTTCAACTCTTAACCTAGGAGTTAACCGCTCTCTTTTGGTTGTAGTCTCCCCATTGGTAACCGTTTCGGTTGTTGTAATAATTTCTTTAGCAGAAGGAACAAAACTATTATTAGTATAAAGCAATGTTTGTTCTACTTCTGCACCAAAATTAGTTTCGACATCATCAGAATAATAGACTTGTCTTTCATTAGATTCTGGATCAAAATCTCTTAAAAAGTAATTAGATTTATACAACGAGAGTTTAACAGGTTGGTTTCCATAAATTGAATCCAATCTATAAGTAGTTGCTGTCTCGGTAACATTACCTATTTGAACCGATGCTGTGCTTGTCGCGGTACTAAAATATGGCAAACTAAAAACAACACTGTCTAATACTGCTTTAGTCCCGAAAGTTGGATCAAATTTTGAAGGTTCAATCTGGGATAAAATACTATATACTGATTGTCCATATATAGGATCATTATAGACTCCTAACAAATTAGAATGAGCAGTTCCTCGTTGATCAATTGGCAAACTATTTGTACGTACTCTTTCGAATTTTTTACTATATGCTATCGGCTCTATAGAGTACTGCTTGTCTTCAAAATTAACACCTCCAACAACCTCACTACCAACAGAATCAAAATCATCGTTACAAGACAAAAAGGTAAAAACAACAGCTACTATAGCCGTTATTCTAATTAAAATATTCTTCAATTTCATAAATAATTTCGTCGTTTTGCTTACGCTTACACCAATACCTCTGTCTGATAGAAGTTTTCATAGGCATCAGCAAATTCATCTGGTTTTTTATATTCTAAAACTGGTTGGTCTATTGTTTTTAAATGTTCTACAAGCTCAGATGGAATTTCTTCGGACCCCACAATAATAGCATCAGAATTATCAACAGCCACCTTCATAAGGTTACTATATGTTGGTTGAGCTAAATCACTTATTTTTTCTTCATCTATTCCGTCAAACTTTACTTTTTCCAACATATTCTTATCCAATATCCCGTCATAACCATTATTATATACAGAAGTAACAATTTTACTTTGACCAAAAAGAGGTTCATTAGCATAATAATTCTTTAAGTATAATGGTAAAAGAGAAGCTAACCATCCATGCACATGAATCACATCTGGTGACCAGTTTAATTTCTTAACTGTTTCAATCACTCCTTTGGCAAAAAAGATTGCTCGCTCATCATTATCTGGAAATAATTTTCCTTCTTCATCAGTTAACGTTGCTTTTCTTTTAAAATAATCCTCATTATCGATAAAATAAACTTGCATTCGTTCTTTTGGAATCGAAGCAACTTTAATAATAAGGGGCATATCCAGGTCATTAATCACTAAATTCATACCCGAAAGCCGAATTACTTCGTGCAACTGATGCCTCCTCTCATTGATATTGCCATATCTAGGCATAAAAATTCTTATTTGCCCCCCTTTATTATTTACCATTCTTGGTGCTTCAAAAGACATAGATGAGATTTCAGTCTCTGGCAGGTAAGGTATTACTTCTGATGATACATACAATATCCTCTTATCTTTCATATAATCGATACTTTTATCGTCCTCCTTTTGGAATTAATTTTGCAAAATTACGAAAATTTATGCAGTCTGCCAGTAATATCTTATTTTTGCACGCCTTTAAGTTATACACCAAATGCGGGTACACGGAAAAAGACGAGATATACTAGACGATGTTGCAGCTTTTAATAAGCAGAACAAAACTATTGGTTTTGTTCCCACAATGGGAGCATTGCATAAGGGTCATCTTGCACTAATAGAAAGAGCTCTCAAGGAAAATCAAAAAGTTGTAGTTAGTATTTTTGTAAACCCTACACAGTTTAATACTACCGAAGATTTAGTTAATTATCCTCGAACTTTGGATTCTGATATTGAGCTTTTATCAGAATTATCTAAAGAAATAATTGTATTTGCTCCTACACCAAAAGAGGTGTACGGAGATGAAATGTTATCGATTAATTATGATTTTGGGGGGTTAGAAAATGAAATGGAGGGCAAATACAGGCCTGGTCATTTTGATGGAGTCGGGACAGTCTTAAAACATTTCTTTACTATTGTTAATCCAGATAAAGCCTACTTTGGCGAAAAAGATTTTCAACAACTTCAAATTGTTAAAAAATTAGTTGAAATTGAAAAAATGTCAGTTCAAATTATTGGTTGCCCTATCTATAGAGAAGAAAGTGGATTAGCTTTAAGCTCTCGAAACAAAAGACTTAATCAGAAACAACTTAGTGAATCTCCTTTGATTTATTCGACTCTGAAGCAGGTAAAAAAAGACTTTGGCACAAAAAGTGTTCATACCTTAAACAAATGGGTGTCAGAACAATTCAAAAACAATGATGAGTTAAAATTAGAATACTTTGAAATTGCAAAGGTACCTGACTTAAAGTCCATTAAACGAAAACAAAAAGATACCAAATACAGAGCTTTTATAGCTGTATTTGCAGGAGAAATAAGACTCATTGATAACATTGCCCTAAATTAAAAAATAACTAACTTTGTAACATGTTTGTACACGTAGTAAAATCAAAAATTCATCGCGTTAAGGTGACTGGTGCCGATCTTAATTATATCGGTAGTATAACAATAGATCAAGATCTAATGGATGCTGCTAATATTGTTGAAGGAGAAAAGGTACAGATTGTAAATAATAATAATGGAGAGCGTTTAGAAACTTACGCTATCCCAGGACCCAGAAACAGTGGTGAAATTACATTAAATGGTGCTGCTGCTCGAAAAGTAGCAAAAGGAGACGTATTAATACTAATCACCTATGCCATGATGGATATTGAAGAAGCTAAAAACTTCAAACCAAGACTTCTTTTCCCAAACGAGGAAAATAATTTATTAAAATAAATAGTGAACCCTAAACTTATAAAGTTTCTTAAAATTATACTCCCTTTAGCATTGGGAGTTTTTTTAATTTGGTATTCCATCACTTCGGCAACCCCAGAAGAAAGACAAAAAACGCTTCAGTATATTACGCAAGCAGATCCCAAATGGATTATTCTTTCTGTAATTTTGGGAATTATCTCCCATCTCTCAAGAGCATACCGGTGGAAATTTTTATTAGAACCTTTGGGGTATCCAATCAAACTATCCAATAGTTTTATGGCTGTTATGGTGGGATATCTTGCAAATCTGGGAATCCCAAGATCTGGAGAAATTCTACGTGGTGGTACGATATCAACGTATGAAGGTGTTCCTTTTAAAAAAGCTTTCGGAACCATTATCTCAGAACGAGTTATTGATTTGCTTATGCTTTTATTAGTGATAGGCATCACACTACTTTTTCAATCAGAACTTCTTTTATCGTACTTAGAAGAAAAAATTGCAAGCCCTTTTATTACTCTTGCTATTTTACTTGGACTAATACTTTTCGGAATAATGTTCCTTAAAATCATAAAAACTTCTAGCAATCCAATACTTATTAAATTGCGAAATTTTGGAAATGGTCTTCTAGAAGGAGTAAAAAGCATTTCTAAGATAAGGCAAAAAAGAGCTTTTGTGTTTCATACTTTTCTTATATGGACACTTTATGTCGTGATGTTTTATGTTATTAAATTTACGGTTCCCGAAACTGCTTCTTTATCTATAGGCCCCATATTGGCCACCTTTGTAGCGGGATCATTTGCTATGTCTACTACTAATGGAGGTATTGGTGCATTTCCTATCGCTATTGCTGCAATTTTATTACTTTTTGATATCGAAAAACCAGCAGGAGAAGCTTTTGGCTGGATATTATGGACCTCACAGACCGCAATAAATATAGTCATTGGGGCGTTATCCTTTTTGTTTCTCCCTATTTTAAATAGAGAACAATAACGAAATAATTTATATATTGTCCCTTGCTTAACCTTAATCCTAATACTTATGAAAAAAAGTGTGACTCTTATTATAGCTTGTATTTTTGTTGTTTCCAGCTATGGACAAACAATATATGAGTCTTTCAGATCTATCAAATTAGACCAAAGTAGAGAGTTAAAAATTCAGCTTCCGCGTAATTATAAGAAAAATGAAGACAAAATATATCCCTTGATTATTGTTCTTGATGGGGATTACTTATTCGAACCCGTTGCCGGAAATGTGGATTATTTTTCCTATTGGGAAGATATGCCAGAATCAATCGTTGTTGGTGTTAATCAAAGAAAAACCAGAGAAGATGATTGCAGATATGATACCGCAGAGTTTTTACCCACTCTAAAAGGAGCAGAATTTTATGAATTTATAGGACAAGAGCTTGTTCCTTACCTAAATGAAAATTATCGTACCGCACAACTTAAAATTATTGTTGGGCATGATTATACTGCTAATTTTATAAATTACTTTTTGTTTAAAGACAATCCTATTTTTCAGGGATATGTATGTATTAGCCCAGAATTAGGGCCACCAATGGGGGATCGAATTTCGAGCAAATTAGAGACTTCATCCGACATTTGGTATTACCTGGCTACTGCAACTAATGATGCCGATAATATCAAAAAGAACCTCATTGCATTAGATGAGAAACTCTCTGTAATAGAAAATCCTGAAATGAGCTATTTCTTTGATAACTTTGAAGAATCTTCTCATTATACTTTGGTTGGAAAAGCTATTCCTAATGCTCTCGAAGGTATTTTTGAAATGTATCGCCCGATAAGCAAGAAAACATATAAAGAAGTTCTTCTTACACTAGAAACTTCGCCCTATGACTATCTTGTAGATATGTATAAAACTACAGAAAAACTGTATGGTATTAAACGTAAAATAAGAATTAACGATTTTATTGCTGTATCTACTGCTCTCGAAAAAAAGGAAAACTGGTCAGAATTAGAACCTTTAGGTAAGCTAGCTATAAAAGAGCATTCTGATTTAATGCTGGGGCATTATTATTTAGGTATGTTCTATGAACAAACAGGAGAACCCAAAAAAGCTATGAGAGCTTATGAAAGTGGTTTTCAACTCTCTGAAGTTGCTTTCTTAACCAAAGATTATATGCTGGATAAGGTTAACAAAATTAAAGAAGATTTTGGTTGGTAAACCTACCAGTCACACGCATAAAAAAAGATCCTGAAAACAGGATCTTTTTGTTTTTTGAATGCTATTGATTTTAACAAATCATACATTCGATATAGCACTCGTAAGGCGTCTGACCCGTTTGCATACAGGCTCCCATGCATGCACGATCAATACAGTTGGGTCTTCCTCCTCCATTAATTTCTTTTTGAGCAATTTTACGTATTGGTTTTACTCCTGTCAATTTTAGAATTTTCATGATTGTATACTATTATTGGTTAAGTACTAAATATACTATATTTTCAATTAAGAAAGTTGGTTTTTGAAATCCAAGCAAAAATATTTGATAGTTATTTTAGGAGTTCATTTTTGTGTACTGTATTATTAAAATAATAGTATTTTTACACTCTTATCAATCTTCTATGGCTAAGACCAAAACTGTTTTTTTCTGTCAGAATTGTGGAGCACAATACTCTAAATGGCAAGGACAATGTACATCCTGTAAAGAGTGGAATACTATTGCCGAAGAAATCGTTCAAAAAGCTTCGACCAGTGATTGGAAAAGTGCTACATCTAGTCCTAAAACAAATAGAACAGCCAAGCCCTTACGAATTTCAGAAATTGACACTAGCCAGGAAGCTCGTTATAATACAGATGACGCCGAATTAAATCGTGTACTTGGAGGAGGGTTGGTGCCTGGTTCTTTAACACTACTGGGAGGCGAACCAGGAATAGGAAAAAGTACATTGCTACTACAAATTAGTCTTAAATTACCATATAAAACATTATATGTTTCTGGAGAAGAAAGTCAGCAGCAAATCAAGATGCGTGCAGAACGTATTCATTCTAAAACAGATAATTGCTTAGTGCTTACCGAAACCAAGACTCAAAATATCTTTAAGCAGATTGAGGAAACTCAACCCGATATTGTTATTATAGATTCTATCCAAACCTTGCACAGTGATTATATAGAAAGTAGTGCAGGAAGTATTTCTCAGATCAGAGAATGCACTACAGAATTAATCAAGTTTGCCAAAGAAACGGCAACGCCTGTAGTATTAATTGGCCATATCACAAAAGATGGTAATATCGCCGGTCCAAAAATTCTGGAGCATATGGTTGATACCGTACTACAGTTTGAAGGAGATCGAAACCATGTATACAGAATTTTACGTGCTTTAAAAAATAGATTTGGATCTACTTCTGAATTAGGGATTTATGAAATGCAGGGAAGCGGTCTACGAGAAGTTACTAATCCCAGCGAGATTTTAATTTCTAAAAAAGAAGAAGAATTAAGTGGTACCGCTATAGCTTCTACTGTAGAAGGTATGCGACCACTCATGATAGAAGTACAAGCTTTGGTGAGTACTGCAGTATATGGGACCCCGCAACGCAGTGCAACAGGATACAACCTTAAACGTCTTAATATGATCCTGGCAGTTTTAGAGAAACGTGCTGGTTTTAGGTTGGGAGCCAAAGATGTATTCCTTAATATCACAGGAGGCATCTCTGTAGATGACCCTGCAATTGATCTGGCAGTAGTTGCTGCCATATTATCCTCAAGTGAGGACATTCCTATACCCAAAGACTTTTGCTTTGCTGCAGAGGTTGGCCTGGCAGGAGAAATACGCCCGGTAACCAAAGTAGAACAACGTATACAAGAAGCAGAGAAACTAGGTTTCTCTACTATCTTTGTTTCTAAATACAATAAAATATCCTTGAAAAATACTCAAATTCAAATTCAGATGGTTACCAAAATCGAAGATGTAGTTGAGTTTTTATTTGGTTAAGGAGCGGGGTTAGGATTATTTTCATGTACTGCCTCAATCTCATCTAAAATTGCATCAGAAAGTGTGATATCGATACTACCAATATTTTCTTTTAACTGATCCAGTGATGTAGCACCAATAATATTACTAGTTACAAAAGGACGGTCATTTATAAATGCCAAAGCCATTTGAGTCAAGCTTATACCATGTTTTTTTGCTATCTCATTATACGCCCTTGTTGCTTCAAACGATTTCTCGTTATGATATCTTGCAAATTGCGGAAATAAGGTTACTCTGGCATTTTTTGGGGTTTCCTCGAGATATTTTCCTGTTAATTGCCCAAAACCAAGAGGAGAATAGGGTAAATGCCCAATATTTTCACGATGTAAAACTTCGGTAAGACCTACCTCATCTTTTCGGTTTAATAAATTATATGGATTTTGAACTGTAATCATTTTTGGTGCTCCTTTTCGAGCTTCTTCAGCATAGCGCATTACCCCATAAGGTGTTTCATTAGAAAGACCTATTTGTCTTATCTTTCCTGCCACAACAAAATCCTGAAGGTAACTTAATACTTCACCAAAATTATCCTCCCATCGCTCTGCTTCGTCATGTGCATATCCTCTAACTCCAAAGAAATTGGTGTTTCGTTCTGGCCAATGCAATTGATACAGATCAATATAATCAGTTTGTAAGCGCTGTAAGCTTTTATGTATCGCATCAGTAAATTCTGCCTTTGTAAAACCTCCTGTACGAATATGATTAACAAAATCTCTGGGGCCTACAATTTTGGTAGCAATAACTACCTCATCCCGTTTATTTGTTTTTTTTAACCATGTCCCGATAATTCTTTCTGTACTTCCTTGGGTTTCCTTATTTGCCGGCACAGAATATAACTCTGCCGTATCAATAAAATTAACTCCTTTATCGATGGCGTAGTCTAACTGTTGATGCCCTTCTTCTTCGGTATTTTGCTCTCCCCAGGTCATGCTTCCCAGGCATATTTTACTTACTCGTATATCTGTACCAGGTAATGTAGTGTACTTCATTATTTTGGTTATAAATTTTTAAGTTGAGAATAAAAAAAACTACAAAATGAGCTACTTAACCCTTTTATAATTTATATAATATAAAATTGAATTCATGATCAAAAGTAGAAACTCTTCTCTTAGTTAGTGTAAAAATTATCATAATAAATCTGATGAAAACATAATCTATATTTCTGCATCTTTTCTTTTCTAAATGTGAAATAAATCCACAATTGGTATATCGGATCAACAGTTTTGAAGTAACAACCCGAAAACACAAAAAACACAATCAATTGATAATCAATATTTTAAACATTATAGAAATTGTTTCAAACTCTGGAATGATAATTTCTTTTTATATAGTAAAGTATAACAAAAACTAATTCTAAAAAATATGAAAAAGATAAGTATCATAGCTGCTATATGTGTTGTTCTATTTTCATTCGAAACCGTATCTGCACAAGAAGTCGAAGAAGCTTTACCTATTACTAAAATAGAAGCTTCTACCAATCAGCAAGATTACAAACAAGTTAAAATAGACAAGCTTTCTGAAATCATTAAAGCCGCTGTTGAAAAAGATTTTCCAGAAGCTAGTATTTCTGAAGCCTATACTGACAAGATTGGAAATTACAAATTAATCCTTGCTATAGGTAACGACACTAAAACGGTATATACCAACGCTAGGGGAGAATGGTTTGATCCAAATAAAAAAAGGTGATACCAAGTTACTGACTTCTTCCTTATTTTAACCAGAAAAGAGCTTCTTATATAAGAAGCTCTTTTTTTAATCAAAACGGATACGACTACCCCTTGTCGCATCCGTTTCACACACTAAACCAACCTAAAATTATTCCTCCAACATCCATCAAATATATTTTAGGAATGAACCTATATTATCTTGTTTCTATATCTAAACACTACATTTCTTCCTTTCGAATTTTACTTTTTTACCCCTTGTTCCAAGTTTAGATACTAGATAAAGTGTTTATATGCTCATTGGTTTACTCAAATGTAAAGCGCAATATCATTTTACAAAACACAGAATGAGTGAACGGTAGTTTTGAGTTAGGGAACTCTTATTTTGAAGTATTATACCAAACTAAGATATTTGTTTGGTGTTATTCTGCATATATTATATTCGCCTCCTGGATATAATGATCAATAAGGTAAGCGGCCAGGTTTGTATTTTTTTGTGCTCTATCCAATATCCAGGCATCAGAGCTTACTACAATATGTGCTGAGCTTGCTAATTCCTTATCTGGGTTATTAACCAAATCTATTGTCCAGGGAAAATCATGCTGTTCTGCTAATTCCCGAAGTGTTGTTTTTAATCGCCCACTGTTAGAAACCGGAGCATCAAAATACCAATGTACCCCACTTACTCCAAGTTTGTTAAGTGTATTTCCTATTATTAGAAGGGCTTCCTCTGTTTTTTGAACTCGTTTATAGGTGCCATGAACACCAGATACATCGCGATAATATCCATCAAGTCCTTTAAAAATATATGCTCCAGACAAGGCACTTTCGAGAATAATCAATAAGTTAAATCCGTCTATCGCTATGATTTGCCCTTTTAACATTTTTGACGTTACCCTATTTTTATTACGAATCGCAATTTGTTGTTCACTACAACTCATACCACGCAAAGCTCTTTGCTGTCGTGCATTAAGGGTATAGCGATTTCCTACCAACTGTACAGATGATTTTTCTGCATAACCGTGAGAAAGGAGATACAACATATCTTTTGCTGCTGCTTTTAATTTTTCCTGCATCGGTAACTCTCCAAACAATCGATCATCACTAGCTTCTCTTCCTCTATTGCGAGTAGTCATTTAGATTTACTTTGATAAAATAGTATATAATAAGTGATGTATACAAACAAAAAAAGCGCTCTCAGCGCTATCTCTATGACATTGGTAATATCTCTATTACTTTACCATATACATTTTTGGTCCACCCGTTAAGGCGTCCTCGGTTATTACCGATCAGCAATCCTCGTTTAGCATTTTTTCCTTTGACCAAATGCGTAAAACAGTTCCCTCTCACTTTACAAAAAACAATGTCTCCTGCTTCGCAATCTTCCCAATGTACGGGTTCAAGTATTACAGGTTGTTTTGATTTTAAGATGGGTAACATAGAATTACCAGGTTCTTTGGAGACAATAGTCTCACCATTCAATAGTTTTTGAATTTTCCAATTCATCATACATAGTTTTAAAAATTAAACATAAATTCATAAACTATGGAGTATGGTATTCTATATCAATTGAATTCCAAAGAACTTGTACAAAAGTAGGCATTTAACTTGAATTATCCATAACTCTTAGTTAACGGTCGTCTTATTTAGGCAAATCTATACTTTAAACATCTTTCAAATGGATCCCAGCCTACGCTGGGATGACAACTCAAATAATTAAACAAATATCAAGTATTGTTTGTTCTCCTCCTATACAAAAACACCACCAAGAGTATAGCTGCTACAGCTCCCAATCCTAAAATCCAATACAGTTGGGTATTGTTATTAAACTGCATTGCAGTAGTATCTCCTACCAGGTAAAATCCTCCCCAATAAAAAGGATCTGTACGATTGATATTAGCAGTACTTAGGTATTGTAGTTTAGCTTGCTGTAAGGCTTTACCTTTATGCA is a window encoding:
- the glmS gene encoding glutamine--fructose-6-phosphate transaminase (isomerizing) gives rise to the protein MCGIVGYIGHREAYPIVLKGLKRLEYRGYDSAGIALYDGKDIKLSKTKGKVADLEKRLLKEIPTKGTIGIGHTRWATHGVPNDVNSHPHYSNSGNLVIIHNGIIENYDALRKELINRGYTFTSETDTEVLVNLIEDVKTKENVKLGKAVQIALNQTIGAYAIAVFDKQKPDEIVVARLGSPLAIGVGEDEFFIASDASPFIEYTNNAIYLEDGEMAVVRRNKGVKVRNIKDDKPVDPYLQELQINLEQIEKGGYDHFMLKEIYEQPNAISDTYRGRMRVAEGIIKMAGIDDNLAKLLNAKRIIVIACGTSWHAGLVAEYIFEELVRIPVEVEYASEFRYRNPVIHQDDVVIAISQSGETADTMAAIKLAKENGAFVFGVCNVVGSSISRETHAGAYTHAGPEIGVASTKAFTTQITVLSLIALKLAERKGTISNSDFHYYLQELERIPEKVKKTLESNDHIKFIADTYKDAKNFLYLGRGYNFPVALEGALKLKEISYIHAEGYPAAEMKHGPIALIDEQMPVVVIATKKGHYDKVVSNIQEIKSRKGKIIGIVTEGDVTVKELADHVIEIPETEEFLTPLLTTIPLQLLSYYIAVMLDKNVDQPRNLAKSVTVE
- a CDS encoding DUF4270 domain-containing protein — encoded protein: MKLKNILIRITAIVAVVFTFLSCNDDFDSVGSEVVGGVNFEDKQYSIEPIAYSKKFERVRTNSLPIDQRGTAHSNLLGVYNDPIYGQSVYSILSQIEPSKFDPTFGTKAVLDSVVFSLPYFSTATSTASVQIGNVTETATTYRLDSIYGNQPVKLSLYKSNYFLRDFDPESNERQVYYSDDVETNFGAEVEQTLLYTNNSFVPSAKEIITTTETVTNGETTTKRERLTPRLRVELPDEAKTLFSTLFLDKVGSPELSSVNNFRNYFRGIYIKVEPVNNNGNLIYLNTRNAQITLYYSFEETANEVTTIKQDKLDLNFTNTFINSINTTLDPTIAEELKEENQDMVNGEDNLYLKGGDGSYAVIDLFGGNVTNENGEEENELSFLKRQDWLINDASLKFYIDQDKVTGGDTEPERIFIFNIETGGVLLDYFLDGSANADTPLTSVISHLGRISRDSDKNGEFYRIRMTQHILNILKGEIENTKLGLSVSQNVNILTNAIGDTPTTKNEMIPSSSIVSHEGTVLYGNGVNVPESKRLKLDIFYTSSKEN
- a CDS encoding glycogen/starch synthase; translated protein: MKDKRILYVSSEVIPYLPETEISSMSFEAPRMVNNKGGQIRIFMPRYGNINERRHQLHEVIRLSGMNLVINDLDMPLIIKVASIPKERMQVYFIDNEDYFKRKATLTDEEGKLFPDNDERAIFFAKGVIETVKKLNWSPDVIHVHGWLASLLPLYLKNYYANEPLFGQSKIVTSVYNNGYDGILDKNMLEKVKFDGIDEEKISDLAQPTYSNLMKVAVDNSDAIIVGSEEIPSELVEHLKTIDQPVLEYKKPDEFADAYENFYQTEVLV
- the panC gene encoding pantoate--beta-alanine ligase, whose amino-acid sequence is MRVHGKRRDILDDVAAFNKQNKTIGFVPTMGALHKGHLALIERALKENQKVVVSIFVNPTQFNTTEDLVNYPRTLDSDIELLSELSKEIIVFAPTPKEVYGDEMLSINYDFGGLENEMEGKYRPGHFDGVGTVLKHFFTIVNPDKAYFGEKDFQQLQIVKKLVEIEKMSVQIIGCPIYREESGLALSSRNKRLNQKQLSESPLIYSTLKQVKKDFGTKSVHTLNKWVSEQFKNNDELKLEYFEIAKVPDLKSIKRKQKDTKYRAFIAVFAGEIRLIDNIALN
- the panD gene encoding aspartate 1-decarboxylase, whose product is MFVHVVKSKIHRVKVTGADLNYIGSITIDQDLMDAANIVEGEKVQIVNNNNGERLETYAIPGPRNSGEITLNGAAARKVAKGDVLILITYAMMDIEEAKNFKPRLLFPNEENNLLK
- a CDS encoding lysylphosphatidylglycerol synthase transmembrane domain-containing protein, whose translation is MNPKLIKFLKIILPLALGVFLIWYSITSATPEERQKTLQYITQADPKWIILSVILGIISHLSRAYRWKFLLEPLGYPIKLSNSFMAVMVGYLANLGIPRSGEILRGGTISTYEGVPFKKAFGTIISERVIDLLMLLLVIGITLLFQSELLLSYLEEKIASPFITLAILLGLILFGIMFLKIIKTSSNPILIKLRNFGNGLLEGVKSISKIRQKRAFVFHTFLIWTLYVVMFYVIKFTVPETASLSIGPILATFVAGSFAMSTTNGGIGAFPIAIAAILLLFDIEKPAGEAFGWILWTSQTAINIVIGALSFLFLPILNREQ
- a CDS encoding alpha/beta hydrolase; the protein is MKKSVTLIIACIFVVSSYGQTIYESFRSIKLDQSRELKIQLPRNYKKNEDKIYPLIIVLDGDYLFEPVAGNVDYFSYWEDMPESIVVGVNQRKTREDDCRYDTAEFLPTLKGAEFYEFIGQELVPYLNENYRTAQLKIIVGHDYTANFINYFLFKDNPIFQGYVCISPELGPPMGDRISSKLETSSDIWYYLATATNDADNIKKNLIALDEKLSVIENPEMSYFFDNFEESSHYTLVGKAIPNALEGIFEMYRPISKKTYKEVLLTLETSPYDYLVDMYKTTEKLYGIKRKIRINDFIAVSTALEKKENWSELEPLGKLAIKEHSDLMLGHYYLGMFYEQTGEPKKAMRAYESGFQLSEVAFLTKDYMLDKVNKIKEDFGW
- the radA gene encoding DNA repair protein RadA is translated as MAKTKTVFFCQNCGAQYSKWQGQCTSCKEWNTIAEEIVQKASTSDWKSATSSPKTNRTAKPLRISEIDTSQEARYNTDDAELNRVLGGGLVPGSLTLLGGEPGIGKSTLLLQISLKLPYKTLYVSGEESQQQIKMRAERIHSKTDNCLVLTETKTQNIFKQIEETQPDIVIIDSIQTLHSDYIESSAGSISQIRECTTELIKFAKETATPVVLIGHITKDGNIAGPKILEHMVDTVLQFEGDRNHVYRILRALKNRFGSTSELGIYEMQGSGLREVTNPSEILISKKEEELSGTAIASTVEGMRPLMIEVQALVSTAVYGTPQRSATGYNLKRLNMILAVLEKRAGFRLGAKDVFLNITGGISVDDPAIDLAVVAAILSSSEDIPIPKDFCFAAEVGLAGEIRPVTKVEQRIQEAEKLGFSTIFVSKYNKISLKNTQIQIQMVTKIEDVVEFLFG